From Bacteroidales bacterium, the proteins below share one genomic window:
- a CDS encoding HypC/HybG/HupF family hydrogenase formation chaperone: MCLAVPGQIVSIDDSNPEMRMAKVNFAGVEKDICIQWLPDIMVGDYILAHVGVALNKIDEEEALETLRLFKELDNFNQADEIR, translated from the coding sequence ATGTGCCTAGCAGTACCAGGTCAGATTGTTTCCATCGATGATTCCAATCCGGAGATGAGGATGGCAAAAGTGAATTTTGCCGGTGTGGAAAAAGATATTTGCATCCAGTGGCTTCCCGATATTATGGTTGGTGACTATATTCTGGCCCATGTGGGTGTTGCCCTGAACAAAATTGACGAAGAAGAGGCCCTCGAAACTCTGCGCCTCTTTAAAGAACTCGATAACTTCAACCAGGCTGATGAAATTCGTTGA
- the hypD gene encoding hydrogenase formation protein HypD — translation MKFVDEYRDAGLVNSIASEIKKITTRQWNIMEICGGQTHSIVRYGLDELLPREITLIHGPGCPVCVTPLELIDRAIAIASLPGIIMTSYGDMLRVPGSSSDLLRVKASGGDVRMVYSPLDVLQIAEHNPGKQVVFFAVGFETTAPANAMIVTEARRRNLTNVSVLSAHVLVPPAIEAILSARDASVNAFLAAGHVCTVMGYTEYEPLAEKYNVPIVVTGFEPADILQGILMAVKELESGSHRVLNQYARAVTREGNLPAQRLIREVYQVVDRKWRGIGTIPSSGLDLNDNYAEFDAAKRFRVDTILASESEKCLAGKVLQGLIKPSSCPAFGTECSPDHPLGAPMVSSEGACAAYYRFRKSESHV, via the coding sequence ATGAAATTCGTTGACGAATACAGGGATGCCGGTTTGGTTAATTCCATTGCTTCTGAGATTAAAAAAATCACTACCCGGCAATGGAATATAATGGAAATTTGTGGAGGACAGACCCATAGCATCGTGCGGTACGGCCTGGATGAACTTCTTCCCCGAGAAATTACCCTGATTCACGGTCCCGGTTGCCCCGTATGTGTGACTCCTCTCGAACTGATCGACAGGGCAATTGCCATAGCTTCGCTTCCCGGCATAATAATGACATCCTATGGCGATATGCTCAGGGTGCCGGGCAGTTCATCCGATTTGCTCAGGGTGAAAGCTTCGGGAGGCGATGTCCGGATGGTTTATTCCCCTCTCGATGTTCTTCAGATTGCCGAACACAATCCGGGTAAACAGGTTGTATTTTTTGCCGTGGGGTTTGAAACTACTGCTCCTGCCAATGCTATGATTGTGACCGAAGCCAGGAGAAGAAACCTTACCAATGTTTCCGTTCTTTCAGCGCACGTGCTGGTACCCCCTGCCATTGAGGCCATTTTGTCGGCCCGTGACGCTTCGGTCAATGCATTTCTGGCAGCGGGCCATGTCTGTACCGTTATGGGATATACAGAATATGAACCTCTGGCTGAGAAATACAACGTACCCATTGTTGTTACTGGTTTTGAACCTGCCGATATACTGCAGGGGATTTTAATGGCAGTTAAAGAACTGGAATCCGGTTCCCACAGGGTTCTCAATCAATATGCACGCGCAGTTACCCGGGAAGGGAATCTTCCGGCACAACGTCTCATCAGGGAAGTTTATCAGGTGGTCGACAGAAAATGGAGAGGGATTGGTACAATTCCCTCCAGCGGCCTTGACCTGAATGATAATTACGCTGAATTTGATGCGGCGAAGCGTTTCCGGGTTGATACCATCCTTGCCTCCGAATCAGAGAAATGCCTGGCAGGAAAAGTATTGCAGGGACTTATAAAACCTTCCTCCTGTCCGGCTTTTGGTACGGAATGTTCTCCCGACCACCCCCTGGGAGCACCTATGGTCTCATCCGAAGGAGCCTGTGCTGCTTATTACCGCTTCAGAAAATCCGAATCCCATGTCTGA
- the hypE gene encoding hydrogenase expression/formation protein HypE, with product MSGYDKITLAHGGGGSFSYKLLHELIFKYLNSELLAMEHDGAVMDINGVKLAFSTDSYVIDPVFFPGGNIGELAVYGTVNDIACCGAKPLFLSLSLIIEEGLPVEQLETIIASVKKAADRAGVVVVTGDTKVVGHGKGDKIFINTSGIGVVHANANISPRRAEPGDAVLLSGTIADHGIAIMASRSGLEFQTSILSDSAPLNDMIEHVLKAIPDVHVLRDPTRGGLASALNEIARSSNTGMYIDENLIPVKEEVKGVCEILGLDPLYIANEGKLVVIVPGNAAGKALDILLSHPLGRQAAIIGTVTSDHPGMVRMKTSIGTNRIVDMISGEQLPRIC from the coding sequence CTGTCGGGTTATGATAAAATTACCCTTGCCCATGGAGGAGGAGGATCCTTTTCGTACAAACTGCTTCATGAACTGATTTTCAAATATCTGAATTCAGAGCTACTGGCAATGGAACACGACGGTGCGGTGATGGATATTAACGGGGTGAAACTTGCTTTTTCAACCGATTCGTACGTCATCGACCCTGTCTTCTTTCCCGGTGGTAATATCGGTGAACTGGCTGTATACGGCACAGTCAATGATATTGCCTGCTGCGGCGCAAAACCTCTTTTCCTGTCCCTTTCTCTCATTATTGAAGAAGGATTGCCGGTAGAACAGCTGGAAACCATAATTGCTTCGGTGAAAAAGGCTGCCGATAGGGCAGGTGTTGTTGTGGTTACGGGAGATACCAAAGTGGTAGGGCATGGGAAAGGGGACAAGATTTTTATCAATACATCCGGCATCGGAGTGGTGCACGCAAATGCCAATATTTCTCCCCGAAGGGCTGAACCCGGCGATGCTGTTCTTCTTAGCGGAACCATTGCCGACCATGGAATTGCCATAATGGCTTCACGGAGCGGCCTGGAATTCCAAACCAGCATCCTGAGCGATTCGGCCCCGCTGAACGATATGATTGAGCATGTATTGAAAGCAATACCCGATGTCCACGTCTTACGCGATCCTACCAGGGGCGGCCTGGCCAGCGCCCTGAACGAAATTGCTCGCTCTTCCAATACGGGTATGTACATTGACGAAAACCTGATTCCTGTAAAGGAAGAGGTGAAAGGCGTCTGCGAAATCCTGGGGCTTGATCCTCTCTATATCGCCAACGAAGGAAAGCTCGTGGTTATCGTTCCCGGCAATGCCGCCGGTAAAGCCCTGGACATTCTTCTCAGCCACCCTCTTGGCCGTCAGGCTGCCATAATCGGTACTGTTACATCCGATCATCCGGGAATGGTAAGAATGAAAACGTCTATAGGAACAAACCGGATTGTGGATATGATTTCAGGAGAACAACTTCCGCGTATCTGCTGA
- a CDS encoding prolyl oligopeptidase family serine peptidase, protein MIEFYLTLLIAFLTGFTPGSSSEKNPGTDLNFSFTYKGVVRNALIHLPPGREAREKYPLLIALHGGGGNGKRMVSLTQGKFNILADKEGFIVVYPDGIGKNWNDGRENMPRRYQSHNNKTDDVGFISALIDSLVRKYNADQNRVYVTGMSNGAMMTYRLATELGEKIAAAAPVCGSIPADLPSKPGHPVAMLIINGTDDPLVPFEGGDVHFGRRKLGKILSTSKSVEIWTKINQVHLSEEKLLPDKDPMDGCRVKETKYTGSDNSSEVIVLTIQGGGHTWPGGKQYLTERIIGRTCRDIDACECIWSFFKRIN, encoded by the coding sequence ATGATTGAATTTTATTTAACGTTATTGATAGCTTTTTTAACCGGATTCACTCCGGGTTCATCCTCTGAAAAAAATCCAGGCACGGATCTGAATTTTTCGTTCACCTACAAAGGAGTTGTGAGGAATGCTCTGATTCATCTTCCTCCTGGCAGGGAAGCCAGGGAAAAATATCCTCTTTTGATTGCTTTGCATGGAGGGGGTGGCAACGGCAAAAGGATGGTATCGCTTACACAGGGAAAATTTAATATCCTGGCCGACAAGGAAGGGTTCATCGTCGTTTATCCTGACGGGATCGGCAAAAACTGGAACGACGGAAGGGAAAACATGCCGCGACGCTACCAATCACACAACAACAAAACAGATGATGTGGGTTTTATTTCGGCTTTGATTGATTCGCTCGTAAGAAAATACAACGCAGACCAAAACAGAGTATACGTAACAGGGATGTCAAACGGAGCTATGATGACGTATCGGCTGGCAACTGAACTGGGCGAGAAGATTGCAGCGGCAGCACCAGTATGCGGAAGCATTCCGGCTGATCTGCCATCAAAACCTGGACATCCGGTTGCCATGCTCATCATCAATGGGACAGACGATCCTCTCGTTCCGTTTGAAGGCGGAGATGTTCATTTTGGCAGAAGAAAATTGGGAAAGATTTTATCTACCAGCAAAAGCGTGGAAATCTGGACAAAAATTAACCAGGTACATTTGAGTGAAGAGAAACTGCTTCCTGACAAAGATCCCATGGATGGATGCCGTGTTAAGGAAACAAAATATACCGGCTCAGATAATTCATCAGAAGTTATTGTTTTGACAATTCAAGGAGGAGGTCATACCTGGCCCGGAGGAAAGCAGTACCTGACAGAACGAATTATTGGCAGGACCTGCAGAGATATTGATGCGTGCGAATGTATCTGGTCATTTTTTAAACGGATTAATTAG
- a CDS encoding DUF4153 domain-containing protein: protein MKKSDLIDHIDQPEEIEKLYRKSPLQFAAVFMQAYPEIPDRKFAEYWKIRLEYERAGTGVGDILKTDFFYLLPVCLISCFIAEIPNIFPAVTEPSIFFFRNGAIIIFLGMVLYTLISDHTFRSPGALVAAGLIALSAVYINLLPAPGKNDAISLACIFLPVFLWFVFGFVYTRFQIKNLSKRTEYIRDNGDLAVLSTIILIAGGILAVLSAGLFRAIGIEVETFIAKHLAIWGIVSAPAAATFIIRNYPSVANKIAPVIARIFSPLILATLLVFLGYIAMQHRNPYSDRNFLLVFNFMLLVIVAVILFSIAGTMHGKGQGFNRIVISALVVVSIVIDIIALSAIIYRLGEYGFTPNRTAVLGTNLTVLGNLILIASDLYKVNFRSHALQKVEHSVASYLPVYFVWTIVVVFVFPFAFDSKLSWF, encoded by the coding sequence ATGAAAAAATCCGATTTGATTGATCACATTGATCAGCCTGAGGAAATTGAAAAACTTTACAGAAAAAGCCCTCTGCAATTTGCCGCAGTGTTTATGCAGGCATATCCTGAAATTCCTGACCGGAAATTTGCTGAATACTGGAAAATCAGGCTGGAATATGAACGAGCAGGAACGGGGGTCGGTGATATTCTTAAGACTGATTTTTTTTATCTTTTGCCGGTGTGTTTGATTTCCTGTTTTATAGCTGAAATACCCAATATTTTTCCTGCCGTTACAGAGCCGTCCATTTTCTTTTTCAGGAACGGGGCCATCATCATCTTCCTGGGTATGGTTTTGTATACCCTTATTTCCGACCATACTTTCAGGAGCCCGGGTGCGCTGGTTGCCGCAGGTCTCATTGCCTTATCGGCCGTTTACATCAACCTGCTCCCTGCGCCGGGCAAAAATGACGCAATAAGCCTGGCATGTATCTTTCTGCCGGTTTTTCTCTGGTTTGTTTTCGGTTTTGTTTACACACGATTTCAGATCAAAAATTTATCAAAACGCACAGAATATATCAGAGATAACGGTGACCTGGCGGTTTTGAGTACCATCATCCTCATTGCAGGAGGAATTCTGGCAGTTCTGTCGGCCGGATTGTTCAGAGCCATCGGCATAGAGGTAGAAACTTTCATTGCAAAACACCTTGCCATATGGGGAATTGTTTCTGCCCCTGCAGCAGCTACCTTTATTATACGCAATTATCCTTCGGTAGCGAATAAAATTGCTCCTGTCATTGCCAGGATTTTCAGTCCCCTAATCCTGGCAACCCTCCTGGTATTTCTTGGCTATATCGCGATGCAACACCGGAACCCATACAGCGACAGGAATTTTCTTCTGGTATTTAACTTCATGTTGCTGGTTATAGTGGCTGTCATTTTGTTTTCAATAGCTGGCACCATGCATGGAAAAGGACAGGGTTTCAACCGTATCGTTATTTCAGCGCTGGTTGTTGTGAGCATTGTTATTGATATTATTGCTCTCTCGGCTATTATTTATCGTCTGGGAGAATATGGATTTACACCCAACAGGACGGCAGTGCTGGGAACCAATCTTACCGTACTGGGCAATCTCATCCTTATAGCCTCCGATCTTTACAAAGTAAATTTCCGTAGCCATGCCCTTCAGAAAGTGGAACATTCTGTAGCATCTTATCTTCCGGTATACTTTGTCTGGACGATTGTTGTTGTTTTTGTATTTCCTTTCGCTTTTGATTCAAAACTTTCCTGGTTTTAA